In Coprothermobacter sp., the DNA window CTCGACCAGTACAGTCGTGATCTGACAGAGATGGCTCGTCAGGGTAAGCTCGACCCCGTCATCGGCCGTGACAAGGAAACTGAGAGGCTGCTTCAGATACTGTTGCGACGAACCAAGAACAACCCCGTTCTCATCGGTGACCCCGGCGTAGGCAAGACGGCCATCGTCGAGGGACTGGCACGGAAAATCGTTGCGGGCGAAGTGCCTGAACTGCTCAAGAACAAGCGTGTCATTTCGCTTGATATTCCAAGCCTTGTGGCCGGGACCAAATACCGTGGCGAGTTCGAGGACCGGATGAAGAAGTTTCTGGCTGAGATGAAGACGGCCGGCAACACTGTCATTCTGTTCATCGACGAGCTGCACAACGTTGTCGGGGCTGGGTCCGCAGAAGGAAGCTCCATCGATGCGGCCAACATCCTCAAGCCGGCGTTGTCGAGAGGCGAGCTTCAGACGATTGGGGCCACCACGCTTGGAGAGTACCACAAATACATCGAGAAAGACCCGGCACTCGAGCGCCGATTCCAGCCGATCGTCGTCAGCGAATCCACCCTGCCCGAGTCGATCGAAATCCTGAAGGGACTACGTGACAGATATGAGGCTCACCATCAGGTAACCATTACGGACGCGGCCATCGAGGCTGCCGTAAGGCTCTCCGTGAAGTACATTACGAGCCGGTTCCTGCCGGACAAGGCAGTCGACCTCATGGATGAGGCCAGTGCCAAGGTAAGGCTTGCTTCTACCGTTCCAAGCGACGAATACCGTCAACTGCAGGACGAGCTCGACAAGATCGAGCGCGAGAAGGACGACGCCATTCGTAACCAGGAGTTCGAGAAGGCGGCGGGTCTGCGAGACCAGGAGCGGGACGTTCACGACAAGATCGAGACGATGAAAGGCAGCGCGTTTTTGGCATCGGCTGCACGGGAAGCCGTTGTGAGCCCGGATGACATTCGCGCCGTTGTGGCTCTGTGGACCAACATTCCTGCCGAGCGGCTGGCTGAGGACGAACGAGCGAAGCTCCTGCACCTCGAGGACGCTCTCCGAACCAGGGTTGTCGGGCAGGATCAGGCTGTAGCGCTCATGGCAGAGGCTCTCAGGCGTTCTCGTGCGGGACTGAAGCATCCGACGAAGCCCATCGGGTCGTTCCTGTTCCTTGGCCCGACAGGCGTAGGGAAGACCGAGCTGGCACGTGCCCTGGCCGAGGAGCTGTTTGGCAGTGAGTCGTCGCTCATTCGCCTTGACATGAGCGAGTACATGGAGAAGTTCGCCGTGTCTCGCCTGGTTGGAGCCCCTCCCGGCTACGTAGGATACGAAGAGGGTGGACAATTGACCGAGGCCGTGAGGCGTCGCCCATTCAGCATCGTCCTGTTCGACGAGATCGAGAAAGCCCATCCGGACGTCTTCGACATTCTGCTTCAGATTATGGACGATGGACGTCTGACCGACTCGAGTGGAAGGACGGTCGATTTCCGGAACGCCGTCATCATCATGACGAGCAACATTGGAGGCGGGTTCAATCGGATGGGTGGCCTCGGGTTCAAGCTTCCCGGCGAGGCTGGTGAGGCAGAAGCCCACACAGCGTCCATGATGGATGAGCTCAAGCACAGCTTCAAGCCGGAATTCCTGAACCGGGTCGACGAGATCGTCGTGTTCAACCAATTGGCGGTCGAGGACATCGAGAAGATCGTAGCGATCCTGCTGAAGCGGGTAACCAGGGAGATCGAGGAGGAGGACATGCACCTCCAGTTCGGCCCCGAGCTCGTGTCGTATCTTGCACGCAAGGGCTTCAACCCCGAGTATGGAGCCCGGCCGCTGCTGAGGCTGATCCAGCACGAAGTGGAGAACGAGCTGTCCTACCGGATCCTGGAAGGGGAGTTCAAGCACGGCGATACCATCGTCGTGACGAGCGACGGCCAGAAGGTGGTCTTCGAGTCAGCGCTGAGAGAGCCTGCGCCAGCAGAATAGGCTGGAGTCATGAACCCGAAAAGCATACGCAATTTCTGTATCATTGCCCATATCGATCACGGCAAGTCCACCCTCGCTGACCGTTTTCTTGAGCGAGCCGGCTTCATCCTGAAGAACAAGGGTGATCAGGTCCTGGATCAGATGGACCTCGAGAAGGAACGTGGCATCACGATCAAGGCACATCCCATCCGCCTGACCTATACCGCGCGGGACGGGTCGCCCGTGGTGTTCAATCTGATTGATACGCCCGGCCATGTCGACTTCACCTACGAAGTCTCGCGCAGCATAGCCGCCTGCGAAGGAGCGGTGCTTGTTGTGGACGCGACACAGGGTGTCGAGGCGCAGACTGTTGCCAATACCTACCTCGCGCTGAATCACAACCTCACCATCATCACTGCCGTCAACAAGATCGATTTGCCAAATGCCGACGTGGACGAGACGAAACGGGAGATCGAGGAGATCATCGGATTCGACGCCTCGGACGCGTCACTTGTCAGCGCAAAGACCGGGCTCGGCGTGGATGAGCTGCTTCGCGTCATCGAAGACAAGGTTCCGAGTCCTTCCGGCGACGCCGACGCTCCTCTCAAGTGCCTCGTGTTTGACTCGCACTTTGATACCTACAAGGGCGTGGTCGTTCACATCAGGGTTTTCGAAGGGACCATCCAGAAGGGAGACCGTGTCCGGTTCATGGCCACCGGCAACGAGTTCGACGTCGTCGAAGTAGGCTACTTCGAGCTGACGCCTGTCGTGGCAGATGTGCTGACGGCGGGGGAAGTCGGCTACTTTGCCGCGGTGATCCGGGTTCCTGCCGAGGTCCATATCGGGGATACCGTGACGGGCGCGCTCCGGCCGACCGCAGAGCCCATACCGGGGTACAGGCCGGTGCTCCCGATGGTTTTTGCCGGGCTCTACCCCATCGACGCAAATGACTATGACGGACTCAAGTCATCACTGCAGCGGCTGCAGCTGAATGATGCTTCTCTCACGTTTGAGCCCGAGTCGTCGGGGGCCCTGGGTTTTGGGTTCCGGTGCGGGTTCTCCGGTCTCCTGCATCTGGAGGTCATCACGGAGCGCCTCCGCCGGGAGTACGGCCAGGACATTATCGTCACCGTTCCAAATGTGCGGTATCGTGTTATCAAGCGCAATACGGGAGAGGAGGTTCTTGCCGACAGTCCTTCAAAGTTCCCCCCGCTGGGAGAGATCGAACGCATCGAGGAACCCTTCGTCAAAGCCGAGATTGTCGTACCGCATGATGCTATCGGAGACGTCATGGAGCTCACCAACAAGCGCAGGGGCATCTATGTCAACATGTCCTACCCCGAGAGCCGGCGGGCGGTCCTGGAATATGAACTCCCCTTGTCCGAGATCATCACGGATTTCTTCGATCGGCTCAAGTCCATCACGAAGGGGTATGGAACGCTTGACTACGTTCTGGCGGGGTATCGCGAGGAACGGCTCGCCAAGGTCGATGTCCTGGTCAACGGAACGCCCGTCGACGCACTCTCGTTCATCGCGCATGAAGATGAAGTCCAGCACATCGCAAGGTCGATGTTGCAGCGGCTGCGCAAGTACGTTCCCCGGCAGATGTACGAAGTTGCGTTGCAGGCCGCAATCGGGGGAAAGATCGTAGCACGCGAGAACATCGTCCAGCTGCGCAAGGACGTCCTGGCCAAGTGCTATGGTGGGGACGTCACGCGAAAACGGAAGCTTCTGGAGAAACAGAAAGAGGGCAAGAAGAAAATGAAGCAGATCGGCAAGGTGAGCATCCCCCAGGAGGCGTTTCTCTCTATCCTCAAGCGTGAGTCGGACGACTAGACCAGTCGGCGTCTATTTCCACATTCCCTTCTGTCGCAGAAGGTGCAACTATTGTGACTTCCTGTCGACGGGGGGCGCAACGGGTGTTCCCGACGAGTATGTGGATGCTTTGCTTTCCGAGTGGAGACTGTGGGTTGATCCATTGCGCCGGCAGGACGTTGGTGTGCGGTCCATTTACGTTGGTGGCGGTACCCCTTCCCTCCTGGAACCCCTTCAGCTTCGGCGGCTGATCGACGGGGTGAGGTCTGCTGTGCCAGAAATGCCGGATTGCGAGATTACCATGGAAAGCAATCCGGACAGCCTCGACGTTTCGAGCATTCGGGCGTACGCCGGCGCGGGTGTCAACCGCCTGAGTGTTGGCATCCAGAGCTTCAGTGATTGCTCGCTGAAGAGACTGGGACGCCTGCACGATTCGGCTGGGGCGGAACGCGCACTTCGGCAGGCGCGGGAGGCGGGGATCAATAACCTGTCTCTGGACCTCATGTATGGACTTCCCGGTTCTCTGCCCGGTGAAGAGGTTGCCTCGTTGAGACACGCCATCGAGCTTTCTCCGGAGCACATCTCCTGGTATAACCTGACCCTGTCTGCCGGCACCCCGTTGGCCAGGTCCGTAGCTGACGGCCGTGAGGTGATGCCGGACGACGACACGGTTCTGGGAACGATGCGGGAGGGATGGAGCCTGCTTGCGGCGAGCGGGTTCGAGCACTACGAGATCTCCAATTTCTCCCACCCCGGTTTCGCCTCGCAACACAATCTGGGCTACTGGCTGTTCACCGACTACGTCGGGCTCGGCCTGGGAGCGTCTGGATTCGTGTCAGGCCGGAGATGGACGAATGTCAGCGACATGGCAGTGTATTTCGCTGCCGTTTTCGACGGCAGGCTGCCTTTCGACAGCGAAGAACGGCTCGAGGGTCATCTCCAGGAAGGCGAGTATGTTATGCTGCGCATGCGCCTGCCTGGCGCCGGCCTCGATTTCGCGGCCTTCGGCGACCTGTTTCGAGAAGACGCGCGCATCATATTTCATGACGCTCTTGCTCAGCTGAGGGACGATGGACTCATCAGTGTCCTGAAGGACAGGGCTGTGTGCACGCAGAAGGGTCTCGAATTGAACAACCTCGTGGCCGGGGCATTCATCTGAGGACAGCGAAAGCCCCGGCCCTGATGGCCGGGGCTGGTGGCAACGAGCGTCCCCTGTCAGTGAGAAACGTTGAACCGGAAGTGGGCGATCTCCTTGTTCTTCACGACGTAGCTCTCACCCTCTATTCGCAGCAGCCCCTTCTCCTTGGCGACCTTGAAGGAGTTGTCGGCTTTGCGGAAGTCATCCAGCGAGATGACTTCGGCCGCAATGAACCCGCGCGCGATATCCGTGTGGATCTTCCCCGCAGCTCCACGGGCGTGCGTGCCAGCTTCGATAACCCAGGCCTTGCACTCGTCTTCTCCCGCCGTGTAGAAGGTTTCGAGCTTGAGCAGCTGATATGCTCTGCCAATGAACGTGTCGATGACTGATCCGGACAGGCCAAATTCCTGAAGGAACTCGAGTTGTTCGGCGGCAGGAAGTTCGGCGATCTCGCGTTCCAGTTTTGCATCCAGCACCATGACCGTCGCGTCTATCTGGCCTGCAGCAGCAGTGAGAGCCGCCTCGAGGTTTCTGGCGGCGGTTTCGTCTGTCATCGTGATGTTGATGACATACATCACCGGCTTCAGCGTGATGAACGCGTAGGAAGTGAGCAGCCTCTTGTCTTCATCGGTCAGTCCGAGACTGCGCAGTCCCTTTCCGGCCGAAAGGCATACCTGGGAACTCGAGAGGAGGTCCCTCTCCCGTTCAAGCTGAGGCGTCATTTTCTCCTTCTTCATGCGTTCGAGCCGGTGTTCCACGATTTCCAGGTCTACCAGGGCAAGGTCCAGTTCGAAGCTGTCTATCTGATCCTTGAGGCTTGTGGCGGAAGGCACCTGCGTGAATGCGTCGAATACCTCAACCAGCGCCTCGACGTTCTTCACGTCTTTGAGCAGTTCGTTGCGTCGTGAAGCGTTTTCCTGGCCGGACGGAATGCCCGGAACATCGGCAAACTCGACGCTGGCGGGCGTCGTCTTTTTGGGCTTGAAGACGTCGGCCAGATAGTCCAGATCAGTGTCGCCGACGCCAACGGCGGCGAGATTCGTCTTGGACTGTGAGACCTGCGTGGTTCCTCTGGTCAGTGCTCCGAACAGCGTGGTCTTGCCCGTTTGAGGCAAACCGATTATTCCAATCTTCATTGGCAGCTCCTTCTCATGCGCTCGTTCATGCTTGCGGACTCTTGTTCAGTATACTTGAGTCATAAACGTGTTGCAAGGATCGGGAGGCAACAGGCCTCGTGGGACAGCAGGAACCTGGCAAGGACGGGTTGTCAGGTGTATTCCTCCTGCACCGACCGATTGACATCGTGAGGCTGACATCATACACTGTCGTCTCTGGAGACAACCTATCAGATGAAGATCAAGACGGTACGTGGAGCGCTGCGCGCTGTGCAGCGCAAGATAGTCGCTGGTCACAGGGAGACGGTGACGTACTCCAGTGAACTCGACAAGACCTATGGTCTGCTTGCGACGGACAAGGCGTGGTACATTACGCGCCTGCTCCGCAGCGAGGACTATGTCGATTTCGGGGGCCTGTTCCCGGAGCTCTCGAAGCAGATTGGCTGGACGAGAGGGGTAAGGCTCGCGAGGCAGGGCCTTTCTGCTGCCATTGGTGCCACTCGGAAGCTGCCGGTACACGGCACCGCGTCGAGCATCCTGGTGTTTGTGGACGAACAGGGAAGGTTCCTCCAGATTGGCCCTGCGACACTCATGGGGTTCTGTGAGTACATGGGACTCACGACCGGCCGCGGCAACAGCTGGTATGCCTTTCCGACGATCATCCTGAGCCCCGTGTTTGGCAGCGAGCGCGACACGGAAGAGCGGGCTGCCCTGCAGCGGGCGTCTCTTATCTCCCAGGTCAATAGTACGGAAGCTGATGAGGACACGCGCAAAGAGTACTTCATCGATGCCGTCGTCCAGCTTGGCCAGCCAGACGCGCAGGCAGTGCCGGACTTGTCCGTGTCTGGAGCGGTTCCGACAACTTCGTTCGACCAGTTCGATTTTGCGGGCGACGGCGCCGTATTGGCCGTGCTCAGCGAGATCAACCGAAACCTTACTCGCATACGCGAGCTGCTGGAGAAGACCTCATCGAAGTGAGGACCGGCCGCGCGCGGCACCTGACCGTCGCTGTGGCTGCCATCATCTCTGGAGCGGTGTTCCTGTCGGCTCGATTGCCCGTGTCGATGAACCCTCCGGGGCTTCGCGCGGTTGACGCAGCGTCCCTGGACGCTGTGCAGATCGCCAGCGATGCAGGTATTGTTCTTGGTTCGGGAGCAGCCGTAGCGGTGGAGTGCGTGGGCGGCGGCATCGAATTGGTAACGCCCAATCAGCAGATGATCGGGGTGTTGCGCGATGGGTCGCCTTCTACTGGAACATGGGACGTGCCATGGGCTTTCGGTCCAGTGAGACTTGTCCAGGTGAGTGAGAGAACGGTCGTTGTACGCGAACGGGTCCCGTATGATATTCGGTATGTGCCCGAGCAGTCCGCAGTCAGGGGGCAGGTGGTCGTGTGGACATCCGGCACGGGTGGGGTGCGCGAGCGTTCGTTCCGCCTCCTCTACGAGGACGGCAGACTGGTATCGCGAGTCCTGGTTTCTGACTCCCTGCTCGAGCCACCCGCCGGAGACGCACTGGCTGTCGGGAAGTCCGCCTATCGCGGTGGAGCGATGAACGAGTTCTATATGGAGGCCACCGCCTATTCGCCGACGGTTCAGGAGACGGACGGCGATCCGTGGACGACTGCCTCGGGGATGAAATCTGGGCATGGTGTGGTGGCAGTCGACCCGAAGGTCATACCACTCGGCAGCAAGCTCTATGTGGAAGGCTACGGGTACGCCATAGCCGGCGACACGGGCGGCGCCATCAGGGGCGACCGCATCGACGTGTTCTTCTACTCGTCTGATGAGACAGCGAGGTGGGGAAGGCGCTGGGTTCGCGTGTTCGTTCTCTCATGACGAGGAGGAAGTCCACAACGTGAACACGCTCACTCCAACTGCCCTTCGCGACTTGCTGAAACGGACGGGTGTTGTCCTGTCCAAACGCTTCGGGCAGAACTTCCTGGTCGACGGCAACGTCCTTGCTTCCATGGCCTCGCACTTCCCTTCAGATGAGAACGTGGTGTTCGTCGAGGTCGGTGCCGGGGCGCTTGCCCTGACCGGGATTCTCGCGGAGCGTGGCAAGCGCGTGGTTGCCTACGAGATTGACGAGCGTCTTCGCAAGGTCCATGAGGCCCTTCTGGTCGATGACCCTCTCCGGATGCGTATTGAGCTGAGGTATGAGGACGCCCTGGAGGCAGACTGGTGTGCTCTGGGACACGAGGGTGAGACCCTGGTGCTGATGGGGAATCTCCCGTATCTGCGGTCCTCTGAGATCGTCCTGAAGCTTATCCGAACTGACTGTATCGGGCAAGCCTGCCTGCTGTTCCAGCGGGAGTTCGCAACCCGCCTTGCCGCTCATTCCGGGAACGGGGACTACAGCTCACTCTCTGTCGTGGCCCAGACGTTCTTCGATATCAGGCGGCTGCTTGAGCTTTCGCCTGAGGTGTTCTTCCCACGTCCAGAGGTCAGCTCGACCTTACTGGGGTTCGTCAGACGTCCAAGCGGACTGGAGGATGCCGAAGTCGCGCCATTCATGCGATTTGTTCAGCAGTCATTCCTGCACAGGCGCAAGAAACTGGCCGACTTCTTCCGCCGACTCGGCGTCCCGCTGACGGGTGAGTTCGCCGAGACGTCTCAGCTTCGTCCGGAGGTCCTCACACCCTCGGAGTTCATCGACTTGTTTCGGGCGGTCTCCCGGGTGACTCGACGCTGACCAACTGCGTCCAGAGCGTTCGCCGTGTTGCCTTTTCCCCCATCGGGAGTAGAATTTCCCGGTAAGCTACGTCATCTCATTTCGGGAGGCATGCGATCATGAAGATTCAGAACGATGCACGTTATGCGAAGTCGGACGAGTGGGTACGCGTCGAGGGTGGCGTTGCAGTCGTTGGAGTCTCTGACTACGCCCAGGGTAAGCTGGGGGACGTCGTGTTTGTCGGTGACGTCGCCCGCGGCTTGATACTGAAGGCAGGAGACATCCTGACCTCCGTCGAATCGGTCAAGGCCGCCTCAGACATCTACTCTCCTGTGTCAGGCAAGGTTCTCGAAGTCAACCACGAAGTTGTAGCGAAGCCTGAACTCATCAACAGTGATGCATTTGGCGCCGGCTGGCTGGCGAAGATCGAGCTTTCGAATCCGGATGAGCTGAACGGATTGATGAGTGCGACCGACTATGCAGAGTACAGAAAGGAATAGGTTCTCGTTCATCCCAGCGACAGGTGATGAGCAGCAGGCGATGCTGCAGAAGATCGGCTTGCAGTTTGACGACATTGTCAAATGTTTTCTTGGCAACGCTTGCGTGGAAGGCGGTCTCGATCTGCCCGAAGGATTGACTGAGGATCAGATGGTCGAGGAGTGGGACGCCATGATGTCCCGGAATTCCGGTCCCAGGAAGGCTTCTCTTCTGGGTGCCGGGGCATACATGCATTTCATTCCTGCCGTCGTTTCACACCTTGCCTCCCTTCCGGGTTTCGTCACGGCATATACGCCATACCAGCCGGAGATAAGCCAGGGGACGCTGCAGTCCCTGTTCGAATTTCAGTCGTTCATGGTAGAACTCACCAACATGGAATTGGCCAACTGCTCGATGTACGATGGAGCCTCGTCGACCGCCGAGGCCATGCTGATGGCTCATCGCGTCAAGAAGGTGGACCGCGTGCTCGTAGCTGCCACGGTCAACCCGAACTATCTGGCCACGGTCCGGACCTACCTGGAACCACATGGGATTGCGGTCGATGTCGTCAGGATGGATGGCAACGGGCAGGTATCCATGGATGACCTGGAGTCACAGCTGTCTTCCTCGGCGTGCAGCGCCGTCCTCGTCCAGAGTCCAAACTACCTGGGCATCGTCGAAGACCTGGGTGCTATCGGAACGACCGTCCATGCCCACGACGCACTGTTTGTCGAATCCTTCACGGAAGCGATGGCGCTGGGACTGCTGAAATATGGTGTCGGCACAGGAGCAGACGTCGTCGCTGGAGAGGGGCAGTCGCTCGGTATGTCGATGTCGTTTGGCGGTCCGCATCTTGGCGTCTTTGCCACCCTGAAGAAGTACAACCGTGACTTCCCCGGTCGAATCGTCGGTGAGTCCATTGACACGAAGGGTCGCCAGGCATTTGTCATGACATTGAGAGCTCGCGAGCAGGACATTCGACGTGAGAAGGCGACGTCCAACATCTGCTCGAACCATGCGCTCAACGCACTGACGGCGGCCGTGTACCTCGGCAGCGTGGGTGAATCGGGATTCAGGGCACTTGCCTGCGAGAACGTTGCGAAGCTGGAGAAGCTCATCAAGGGCCTGGAGGCCACCGGGAACTTCGTCCGCGTTTTCAAGCAGAGTCCGGTGTTCAACGAAGTGGTCGTGGCCAGTTCGATCGCTCCCGAAGATGTGCGGTCCCGTCTGGCCGGCCTGCCGGTGTTCCCGCCGCTCGCTCTTGCTCGTGGCGTCGCCCCGGACGTTCAGGGGATGCCTCACACATATCTGGTCTGCGCGACCGAGATGCTCAAGGATAGTCTCCTTGAGCAGGTTCTCGGCGCATTGAGCTGAGGTGGTGGAAGATGACCCTCTATGAGAAGAGCGTGGCAGGTCGGTCAGCATTCTCGTTTGGCTTCGAGGAGGACCATGCTGCGGCCGAAACGTGCATCCCTGAGTTTGCCCGCACTGCGATGAAACCGTTGCCACAGGTCAGCGAACTTGACCTCGTGCGCCATTTCACGAATCTGGCCAGGACCAACTACGGCGTTGATACCGGTTTCTATCCCCTCGGGTCGTGCACGATGAAGTATAACCCCAAGATCAACGAGCGAATGGCCGCTGATCCAAGGCTCACCGTGCGTCACCCGCTGGATGACGCCATGGACAACCAGGGCGTCCTGCAAATGGAGTTCGAGCTGAAGGAGTCTCTGCGGGAGATCACGGGTATGGACGACTTCACACTTCAGCCCGCTTGTGGCGCCCATGGCGAGCTCACTGGCATGCTCATCATCCATGCCTGGATGCGTGACCACGATGCCGGCCGTACGAAAGTACTGATCCCCGATTCTGCCCACGGGACGAATCCTGCATCGGCATCGATGGCGGGATTCGAGGTCGTGACCGTGCCCTCCAACGAGCGAGGCGGGGTCGACATGGATGCGTTGGACAAGCTCATGGATGGTACGGTGGCGGCCATCATGCTGACCAACCCGAACACCGTGGGCCTGTTTGAGGAGAACGTCACGCAGATTGCCGAACTCGTGCATGCCCGTGGAGGTCTTCTGTACTATGACGGGGCAAACCTCAATGCTCTCATGGGGCTCATCCGTCCGGGCGACCTGGGGTTCGATGTGATTCACCTGAACCTCCACAAGACATTCTCCACGCCGCACGGCGGCGGAGGTCCGGGTGCTGCCCCTGTGGGCGTCAAGGAATTCCTGGCCGACTATCTGCCGATTCCCCTTGTCGTATGCAGGGACGGTCAGTATGCCCTGGATGAGGATAGACCGCATACAATCGGCCGCGTGTCCGGGTTCTATGGCAATACCGCCGTACTCGCCCGCGCCTACGTGTACATCAAGATGATGGGCCGGGACGGTCTTCTGGCGGCAAGCCGGGCGGCAGTCATCAACGCGAACTACGTCAAGGCACTGCTGAGCCCGTACTTCCCGCCCGCCTACGACAGGCCTGTCATGCACGAAACGGTTCTGAGTGCGAAGGGCTACGACAAGTATGGTGTCACCCTGCTCGACATCGCCAAGCGTCTCATGGACTATGGATATCATCCCCCGACGATCTACTTCCCGCACTTCCCACCGTATGCAGAAGAGGTCATGATGGTCGAGCCGACCGAGAGCGAGAGTAAGGAGACGATGGACTTGTTCTGCGACGCCCTCATCAAGATCAGCCAGGAAGCGAAAGAGCATCCGGACCTCCTGCTCTCTGCTCCACACGATACCGTGGTCACCCGCGTCGATTCGACGTACGCAGCTCGCCACCTGGTCACGAGTCATCGTGACAAGAAAGGAAGTTGACTGAGTGCTGAACCTACGTGAGACAATAGACCGGCAGGTCAGTCTTGCGCTCGGGGA includes these proteins:
- a CDS encoding redox-regulated ATPase YchF, encoding MKIGIIGLPQTGKTTLFGALTRGTTQVSQSKTNLAAVGVGDTDLDYLADVFKPKKTTPASVEFADVPGIPSGQENASRRNELLKDVKNVEALVEVFDAFTQVPSATSLKDQIDSFELDLALVDLEIVEHRLERMKKEKMTPQLERERDLLSSSQVCLSAGKGLRSLGLTDEDKRLLTSYAFITLKPVMYVINITMTDETAARNLEAALTAAAGQIDATVMVLDAKLEREIAELPAAEQLEFLQEFGLSGSVIDTFIGRAYQLLKLETFYTAGEDECKAWVIEAGTHARGAAGKIHTDIARGFIAAEVISLDDFRKADNSFKVAKEKGLLRIEGESYVVKNKEIAHFRFNVSH
- the rsmA gene encoding ribosomal RNA small subunit methyltransferase A; this translates as MRQRGGEGAGFACSFSHDEEEVHNVNTLTPTALRDLLKRTGVVLSKRFGQNFLVDGNVLASMASHFPSDENVVFVEVGAGALALTGILAERGKRVVAYEIDERLRKVHEALLVDDPLRMRIELRYEDALEADWCALGHEGETLVLMGNLPYLRSSEIVLKLIRTDCIGQACLLFQREFATRLAAHSGNGDYSSLSVVAQTFFDIRRLLELSPEVFFPRPEVSSTLLGFVRRPSGLEDAEVAPFMRFVQQSFLHRRKKLADFFRRLGVPLTGEFAETSQLRPEVLTPSEFIDLFRAVSRVTRR
- a CDS encoding coproporphyrinogen III oxidase, whose protein sequence is MSRTTRPVGVYFHIPFCRRRCNYCDFLSTGGATGVPDEYVDALLSEWRLWVDPLRRQDVGVRSIYVGGGTPSLLEPLQLRRLIDGVRSAVPEMPDCEITMESNPDSLDVSSIRAYAGAGVNRLSVGIQSFSDCSLKRLGRLHDSAGAERALRQAREAGINNLSLDLMYGLPGSLPGEEVASLRHAIELSPEHISWYNLTLSAGTPLARSVADGREVMPDDDTVLGTMREGWSLLAASGFEHYEISNFSHPGFASQHNLGYWLFTDYVGLGLGASGFVSGRRWTNVSDMAVYFAAVFDGRLPFDSEERLEGHLQEGEYVMLRMRLPGAGLDFAAFGDLFREDARIIFHDALAQLRDDGLISVLKDRAVCTQKGLELNNLVAGAFI
- the gcvH gene encoding glycine cleavage system protein H, whose protein sequence is MKIQNDARYAKSDEWVRVEGGVAVVGVSDYAQGKLGDVVFVGDVARGLILKAGDILTSVESVKAASDIYSPVSGKVLEVNHEVVAKPELINSDAFGAGWLAKIELSNPDELNGLMSATDYAEYRKE
- a CDS encoding aminomethyl-transferring glycine dehydrogenase, encoding MQSTERNRFSFIPATGDEQQAMLQKIGLQFDDIVKCFLGNACVEGGLDLPEGLTEDQMVEEWDAMMSRNSGPRKASLLGAGAYMHFIPAVVSHLASLPGFVTAYTPYQPEISQGTLQSLFEFQSFMVELTNMELANCSMYDGASSTAEAMLMAHRVKKVDRVLVAATVNPNYLATVRTYLEPHGIAVDVVRMDGNGQVSMDDLESQLSSSACSAVLVQSPNYLGIVEDLGAIGTTVHAHDALFVESFTEAMALGLLKYGVGTGADVVAGEGQSLGMSMSFGGPHLGVFATLKKYNRDFPGRIVGESIDTKGRQAFVMTLRAREQDIRREKATSNICSNHALNALTAAVYLGSVGESGFRALACENVAKLEKLIKGLEATGNFVRVFKQSPVFNEVVVASSIAPEDVRSRLAGLPVFPPLALARGVAPDVQGMPHTYLVCATEMLKDSLLEQVLGALS
- a CDS encoding ATP-dependent Clp protease ATP-binding subunit ClpC, with protein sequence MNWANLTERAQKAVWMAQESASSLGNDFLDTDHLLIGLAKLEEGIAYEAMVASGIDLHKLVDYVSDQVRGVKHNNFLGRNDEIILTPRAKKVLDLAEREAINLGDGYISTEHILLAIVHEGGGVGVRSLEDEGVDVSKLVNTVLSLRGTEHTTESPRTGHQPRQRTKTPTLDQYSRDLTEMARQGKLDPVIGRDKETERLLQILLRRTKNNPVLIGDPGVGKTAIVEGLARKIVAGEVPELLKNKRVISLDIPSLVAGTKYRGEFEDRMKKFLAEMKTAGNTVILFIDELHNVVGAGSAEGSSIDAANILKPALSRGELQTIGATTLGEYHKYIEKDPALERRFQPIVVSESTLPESIEILKGLRDRYEAHHQVTITDAAIEAAVRLSVKYITSRFLPDKAVDLMDEASAKVRLASTVPSDEYRQLQDELDKIEREKDDAIRNQEFEKAAGLRDQERDVHDKIETMKGSAFLASAAREAVVSPDDIRAVVALWTNIPAERLAEDERAKLLHLEDALRTRVVGQDQAVALMAEALRRSRAGLKHPTKPIGSFLFLGPTGVGKTELARALAEELFGSESSLIRLDMSEYMEKFAVSRLVGAPPGYVGYEEGGQLTEAVRRRPFSIVLFDEIEKAHPDVFDILLQIMDDGRLTDSSGRTVDFRNAVIIMTSNIGGGFNRMGGLGFKLPGEAGEAEAHTASMMDELKHSFKPEFLNRVDEIVVFNQLAVEDIEKIVAILLKRVTREIEEEDMHLQFGPELVSYLARKGFNPEYGARPLLRLIQHEVENELSYRILEGEFKHGDTIVVTSDGQKVVFESALREPAPAE
- the lepA gene encoding elongation factor 4, coding for MNPKSIRNFCIIAHIDHGKSTLADRFLERAGFILKNKGDQVLDQMDLEKERGITIKAHPIRLTYTARDGSPVVFNLIDTPGHVDFTYEVSRSIAACEGAVLVVDATQGVEAQTVANTYLALNHNLTIITAVNKIDLPNADVDETKREIEEIIGFDASDASLVSAKTGLGVDELLRVIEDKVPSPSGDADAPLKCLVFDSHFDTYKGVVVHIRVFEGTIQKGDRVRFMATGNEFDVVEVGYFELTPVVADVLTAGEVGYFAAVIRVPAEVHIGDTVTGALRPTAEPIPGYRPVLPMVFAGLYPIDANDYDGLKSSLQRLQLNDASLTFEPESSGALGFGFRCGFSGLLHLEVITERLRREYGQDIIVTVPNVRYRVIKRNTGEEVLADSPSKFPPLGEIERIEEPFVKAEIVVPHDAIGDVMELTNKRRGIYVNMSYPESRRAVLEYELPLSEIITDFFDRLKSITKGYGTLDYVLAGYREERLAKVDVLVNGTPVDALSFIAHEDEVQHIARSMLQRLRKYVPRQMYEVALQAAIGGKIVARENIVQLRKDVLAKCYGGDVTRKRKLLEKQKEGKKKMKQIGKVSIPQEAFLSILKRESDD